In the genome of Chengkuizengella sediminis, one region contains:
- a CDS encoding kelch repeat-containing protein, which yields MKKQKKWIQFGLILIMFFTIIPLPSIQTYTEANETEVWTEVSSMNHKRTSFQSEMVDGKIYVMGGYNLDDGIRYSSSEFYDPLTNTWIESSNMNQSRSNFTSEVIDRKIYVMGGHISADLRNFTKTNSVEVYDPLSNIWTQLSNMKDERTGSKTEVIDGKIYVLGGDSDGNSAEVYDPLTNIWSEMSNMNLNVIYTSHVIDGKIYVLGYDNSNAEPITTLEVYNPRTDTWTSLRDLNETRGWFQSEVIDGKIYVMGGYLNEHSASDSLNSVEVYDPLTNTWTELSIMNFRRSSFQSQTINGKIFVMGGIDYNSGSYLNDVEMYNPATNTWIEMPSLIFDRYISQSHTLNGSIYIIGGRDFEDSVEKIDILPHTPQNVNAQMNNAQIQLTWEEVNNADEYMVKRSNIKGGPYEIIADNVVENSYVDQNVEIGTTYFYIISAVNQIGEGENSNEVTVLNYVPNTISPGFINEEELVEGTSLTFNWHLMDTQNAFQIQIDNPSNEVFYTSEWINTKNSSYSAPGNVLERGNVYGWKVRIEDESSGISPYSEPRYIKINNLPELTITSHSDNEQVSNNSVSLAWNYSDLDNQEQLAYQVIGSQDNWETWSYNSSEIASLDKTYTTPSLGNGEWDFGIRVNDGLEWSDWIYLSNIQLPSSYEPNDDFTTAFPFTYSSTYSTTISSDSDVDFYQYTASQTGLDELTLQSTIDNHYEVHIFDGNQNLIGTGASLAGKVYYLVEGGQAYYIKIFSRDGIFSEEPYSFTVNPLELNIETQYQYDENGNLTNKQTTIQN from the coding sequence ATGAAAAAGCAGAAAAAATGGATACAATTTGGGTTAATATTGATCATGTTTTTTACGATTATTCCATTACCTAGCATACAAACATATACTGAAGCAAATGAAACAGAAGTATGGACAGAAGTAAGTAGTATGAATCATAAAAGAACTAGTTTTCAAAGTGAAATGGTTGATGGGAAGATTTATGTAATGGGCGGTTATAATTTAGATGATGGAATAAGGTATTCTAGTAGTGAATTCTATGATCCGTTAACAAATACATGGATAGAATCAAGCAATATGAATCAGTCTAGGTCAAACTTTACAAGTGAAGTGATAGATAGGAAAATTTATGTTATGGGTGGTCATATAAGTGCTGATTTGAGAAACTTTACTAAAACAAATTCGGTTGAAGTGTATGATCCCTTAAGTAATATCTGGACACAACTTAGTAATATGAAAGATGAAAGAACGGGCTCTAAAACTGAAGTAATAGATGGGAAGATATATGTATTAGGTGGAGATAGTGATGGGAACAGCGCTGAAGTGTATGATCCATTAACGAATATATGGTCAGAAATGAGTAATATGAATTTAAACGTAATTTATACGAGTCACGTGATCGACGGGAAAATTTATGTTTTAGGATATGATAATTCTAATGCTGAGCCCATTACAACACTTGAAGTATATAATCCAAGGACTGATACATGGACTTCACTTAGAGATTTGAATGAAACCAGAGGATGGTTTCAAAGTGAAGTGATAGATGGAAAAATTTATGTAATGGGAGGGTATTTAAATGAGCATTCAGCTAGTGATTCTTTAAATAGTGTAGAAGTTTATGATCCATTGACGAATACCTGGACAGAGTTAAGTATTATGAATTTTAGAAGGTCATCTTTCCAAAGTCAAACGATAAACGGGAAAATTTTTGTGATGGGAGGCATCGATTATAATTCAGGTTCATATTTAAATGATGTAGAAATGTATAACCCTGCAACAAATACTTGGATAGAAATGCCTAGTTTAATTTTTGATAGATATATATCTCAGAGTCATACTTTAAACGGATCCATCTATATAATCGGAGGGAGAGATTTTGAAGATAGTGTGGAAAAAATCGATATCTTACCTCATACTCCTCAAAACGTGAATGCACAAATGAATAATGCACAAATTCAATTGACATGGGAAGAAGTTAATAATGCCGATGAGTATATGGTTAAAAGATCAAATATCAAGGGTGGACCCTATGAAATCATTGCTGACAATGTAGTAGAAAATTCATATGTAGATCAAAATGTAGAAATAGGTACTACATATTTTTATATTATATCTGCTGTTAACCAAATAGGTGAGGGTGAAAATTCAAATGAAGTAACCGTTCTTAATTATGTGCCGAATACTATTTCACCAGGCTTTATAAATGAAGAAGAGTTAGTAGAGGGTACATCTTTAACATTTAATTGGCACCTAATGGATACACAGAATGCATTCCAAATACAAATAGATAATCCTTCAAATGAAGTGTTTTATACTTCAGAGTGGATAAATACAAAGAACTCTTCTTATTCTGCCCCTGGAAATGTTTTGGAAAGAGGGAATGTTTATGGATGGAAAGTACGAATCGAGGATGAGTCTAGTGGGATTTCACCATATTCAGAACCTCGATATATAAAAATAAATAATTTACCAGAACTAACGATTACTTCTCATAGTGATAATGAACAAGTTTCAAATAACAGTGTAAGTTTGGCTTGGAACTACAGTGATTTAGATAATCAAGAACAATTAGCATATCAAGTCATTGGTTCCCAAGATAACTGGGAAACCTGGTCATATAATAGCAGTGAGATAGCTTCTTTAGATAAAACGTATACTACTCCATCATTGGGGAATGGAGAATGGGACTTTGGTATACGAGTGAATGATGGATTAGAATGGTCTGACTGGATTTATTTAAGTAATATACAATTACCTAGTTCTTATGAGCCTAACGACGACTTTACTACAGCGTTTCCTTTTACTTATTCTAGTACGTACAGTACAACCATTTCTTCAGATTCAGATGTGGATTTTTATCAATATACAGCATCACAAACGGGTCTTGATGAATTAACACTTCAATCCACAATAGATAATCATTACGAAGTACATATCTTTGATGGAAATCAAAACTTAATTGGGACAGGTGCTAGTTTAGCTGGTAAAGTCTACTATCTTGTTGAGGGTGGACAAGCCTACTATATAAAAATATTTAGTAGAGATGGTATTTTTTCAGAGGAGCCCTATTCCTTTACAGTAAATCCTTTGGAGTTAAACATTGAAACACAATACCAATATGATGAAAATGGGAATTTGACCAATAAGCAAACTACCATTCAAAACTAG